From a single Hymenobacter sp. YIM 151500-1 genomic region:
- the aroC gene encoding chorismate synthase gives MNTFGTLFRITTFGESHGPGIGVVIDGCPAGLVVDEAVLQAALDRRRPGQSDLTTPRQEEDRVEIQSGIFQGQTTGTPISLYIRNRDQHSHDYSHIEHAYRPSHADYTYDQKYGRRDYRGGGRSSARETAARVAAGAVAQQLLSQHGIQVSSYVSQVGAVAVPVGYEQLDLSLIDSNPVRCPHPETATRMADLIRQTRDRHDTVGGLVTGVVRGVPAGLGEPVFDKLHAGLGRAMLSINAVKGFEYGSGFAGTLLFGSEHNDAFYTDEQGQVRTRTNHSGGIQGGISNGQDIYFRVAFKPVATILQPQTTINDQGEEITLAGRGRHDPCVLPRAVPIVDAMTSLVLADMLLRARGNKV, from the coding sequence ATGAATACTTTCGGCACCTTGTTTCGCATTACTACATTTGGCGAGTCGCACGGGCCGGGGATTGGGGTGGTAATTGATGGGTGTCCGGCCGGACTGGTGGTGGACGAAGCCGTGCTACAGGCAGCGCTGGACCGGCGCCGGCCGGGGCAGAGTGACCTAACCACGCCGCGGCAGGAAGAAGACCGGGTGGAAATTCAGTCGGGCATCTTTCAGGGGCAGACCACCGGCACGCCCATCAGCCTCTACATCCGCAACCGTGACCAGCACAGCCACGACTACTCCCACATCGAGCACGCCTACCGCCCCTCCCACGCCGACTACACCTACGACCAGAAGTACGGCCGCCGCGACTACCGAGGCGGGGGCCGCTCCTCGGCCCGCGAAACCGCTGCCCGCGTGGCCGCCGGCGCCGTGGCCCAGCAACTGCTCAGCCAGCACGGTATCCAGGTCAGCAGCTACGTGTCGCAGGTGGGCGCGGTAGCGGTACCGGTGGGCTACGAGCAACTCGACCTCAGCCTCATCGACAGCAACCCGGTGCGCTGCCCTCACCCGGAAACCGCCACCCGCATGGCCGACCTTATCCGCCAGACCCGCGACCGGCATGATACCGTGGGAGGACTTGTGACGGGTGTGGTGCGGGGTGTACCCGCCGGCCTGGGCGAGCCGGTGTTCGATAAGCTGCACGCCGGGCTGGGTCGCGCCATGCTGAGCATCAATGCCGTGAAGGGTTTCGAGTACGGCTCGGGCTTTGCGGGCACGCTGCTTTTCGGCTCCGAGCACAACGACGCCTTCTACACGGATGAGCAGGGCCAAGTACGCACCCGCACCAATCATTCCGGCGGCATCCAGGGCGGCATCAGCAACGGCCAGGACATTTACTTCCGCGTGGCCTTCAAGCCCGTGGCCACCATCCTCCAGCCCCAAACCACTATCAACGACCAGGGCGAGGAAATCACCCTGGCCGGCCGCGGCCGCCACGACCCCTGCGTGCTGCCCCGTGCCGTCCCCATTGTCGACGCCATGACCAGCCTAGTACTAGCCGACATGCTACTGCGGGCGAGGGGAAATAAAGTTTAA
- a CDS encoding BatD family protein, translating to MRFFLLFFIGLLVGLSGVAQQAAPPASAPEADLVLGKTAFPVNEYFTISFRLRGAPLERYSAFPDIEGFKRSGKSSTTTTRIVAGQTSTELTITQRYAAYAEGEYVLKPFTMTVNGLTIRSEGATLKVGPEGVATAPAPPAGSGPLQGIGSLDQLFGKQKPQEYLEPHDDAFLAVQADRPRVYVGQGLHVALYFYLTPQDQAVLNFHNFAGQLPGIIRQLRQRTVWEESFDDQEVTPENVTVGGKPFLRYRLWQAELYPLNTQPLVFPAVELRMLKYRLAKKSDPDLDNRLEGYKTYRSQARTVPVLPLPRHPLRDQVPVGSYQLREAIDRTTFRTGRAFAYTFVVEGEGNLAALNLPAPVPPRYLELYGPEVEQRLTRQAGRVGGRKSFRFRLVARRPGAVPLDSLFQLVVFNPATARYDTLRSSLHPIVRGPARAETALRARSTDPFYREALARADATPQPINVYQSVRRYANLLLLALLVVAGIGWWRGQR from the coding sequence ATGCGCTTTTTTCTGCTTTTTTTTATTGGCCTGCTAGTAGGGCTGTCGGGCGTGGCTCAGCAGGCTGCCCCACCAGCATCGGCCCCGGAGGCCGACCTCGTGCTGGGCAAAACCGCTTTTCCAGTCAACGAATACTTTACCATCAGCTTTCGGCTGCGGGGCGCGCCGCTGGAGCGCTATTCCGCCTTCCCCGACATTGAAGGATTCAAGCGCAGCGGCAAGTCCAGCACCACTACTACACGCATCGTAGCAGGCCAAACGTCTACCGAGCTGACCATTACCCAGCGCTACGCCGCCTACGCCGAGGGCGAGTACGTGCTCAAGCCTTTCACCATGACCGTGAATGGCCTGACTATCCGCTCGGAGGGCGCTACGTTGAAGGTGGGGCCGGAAGGAGTGGCTACAGCCCCCGCGCCCCCAGCAGGCAGTGGGCCGTTGCAGGGTATTGGGTCGCTTGACCAGCTTTTTGGCAAGCAGAAGCCCCAGGAGTACCTGGAGCCTCACGACGACGCTTTTTTGGCCGTGCAAGCCGACCGGCCCCGCGTGTACGTGGGGCAGGGCTTGCACGTGGCCCTGTACTTCTACCTCACGCCCCAGGACCAAGCCGTGCTCAACTTCCACAATTTTGCGGGCCAGCTGCCCGGCATCATCCGGCAGCTGCGGCAGCGCACCGTGTGGGAAGAAAGCTTCGATGACCAAGAGGTGACCCCCGAAAACGTAACGGTGGGCGGCAAGCCGTTTTTGCGCTACCGACTGTGGCAGGCCGAGCTGTACCCGCTGAACACCCAGCCGCTGGTGTTTCCGGCCGTGGAGCTGCGGATGCTGAAGTACCGGCTGGCCAAGAAGTCCGACCCCGACCTCGACAACCGCCTGGAAGGCTACAAAACTTACCGCTCCCAGGCCCGCACGGTGCCGGTGCTGCCCCTGCCACGTCACCCTTTGCGCGACCAGGTGCCGGTGGGCTCCTACCAGTTGCGCGAAGCCATTGACCGGACAACTTTCCGCACAGGCCGGGCCTTTGCCTACACGTTTGTGGTAGAGGGCGAAGGCAACTTGGCCGCCCTAAACCTGCCAGCTCCCGTGCCGCCGCGTTACCTGGAGCTCTACGGCCCGGAAGTGGAGCAGCGCCTGACCCGCCAAGCTGGCCGCGTAGGCGGCCGTAAGAGCTTCCGCTTCCGGCTGGTGGCCCGCCGCCCCGGCGCAGTACCCCTCGACAGCCTGTTTCAGCTGGTGGTGTTCAACCCCGCTACGGCCCGCTACGACACGCTGCGCTCCTCGCTGCACCCCATTGTGCGCGGCCCGGCCCGCGCCGAAACCGCCCTGCGCGCCCGTTCCACCGACCCGTTCTACCGCGAAGCCTTGGCCCGCGCCGACGCCACGCCCCAGCCCATCAATGTCTACCAGTCAGTGCGCCGATATGCCAATCTGTTACTGCTGGCCCTACTGGTTGTAGCCGGCATCGGCTGGTGGCGCGGGCAGCGGTGA